The Miscanthus floridulus cultivar M001 unplaced genomic scaffold, ASM1932011v1 fs_474_2_3, whole genome shotgun sequence genome has a window encoding:
- the LOC136531907 gene encoding pyrophosphate-energized vacuolar membrane proton pump 1-like encodes MAVLGTAAVEALIPVAALIGIAFAMLQWYVVARVPVPSHAGDGSGGGGEGSKQGRGVRGEEEEGDEEDGMDYLLVEARCAEIQRAISIGATSFLLTEYKYLAAFTAAFAAVIFVFLGSAERFSARPSPCAYDPSRECRPALANAAFSAVAFLLGAATSVLSGYLGMRVATFANARTALEARHGVGRAFAAAFRSGAAMGFLLASSALLVLYAAVNLFGLYYGDDWGGLYESITGYGLGGSSVALFGRVGGGIYTKAADVGADLVGKVERNIPEDDPRNPAVIADNVGDNVGDIAGMGSDLFGSYAESSCAALFVASISSFGAEHDLTAMMYPLLISAVGLLVCAITTVVATDVTEVKESDEVGPALKRQILISTVLMTAGVAAVTFLALPPSFTLFDFGNDKHVKNWHLFICVSAGLWAGLVIGYVTEYFTSNAYGPVQAVARSCRTGAATNVIFGLAVGYKSVIVPILAIAAAIYASFRLAAMYGIALAALGMLSTIATGLAIDAYGPISDNAGGIAEMAGMPRRVRERTDALDAAGNTTAAIGKGFAIGSAALVSLALFGAYVSRAGITAVDVLSPRVFVGLLVGAMLPYWFSAMTMRSVGSAALRMVEEVRRQFDTIPGLAEGLAVPDYATCVRISTDASLKKMMAPGALVMLSPLVAGTLFGVETLAGLLAGALVSGVQVAISASNSGGAWDNAKKYIEAGMSEEARSLGPKGSEAHKAAVIGDTIGDPLKDTSGPSLNILIKLMAVESLVFAPFFAAHGGIIFDHL; translated from the exons ATGGCTGTCCTCGGCACCGCGGCGGTTGAGGCGCTCATCCCGGTGGCGGCGTTGATTGGCATCGCCTTCGCGATGCTGCAGTGGTACGTGGTGGCCAGAGTCCCCGTGCCTTCGCACGCCGGCgatggcagcggcggtggcggcgaaggCAGTAAGCAGGGCCGCGGCGTgcggggggaggaggaggagggggatgaGGAGGACGGCATGGACTACCTGCTCGTGGAGGCCCGGTGCGCCGAGATCCAGCGCGCCATCTCCATCGGCGCCACGTCGTTCCTGCTCACGGAGTACAAGTACCTGGCCGCGTTCACGGCGGCGTTCGCGGCGGTGATCTTCGTGTTCCTGGGGTCGGCGGAGCGGTTcagcgcgcggccgtcgccgtgcgCGTACGACCCGTCGCGGGAGTGCCGGCCGGCGTTGGCGAACGCGGCGTTCAGCGCGGTGGCGTTCCTGCTGGGCGCCGCGACGTCCGTGCTGTCGGGTTACCTGGGCATGCGCGTGGCCACGTTCGCGAACGCGCGCACGGCGCTGGAGGCCCGCCACGGCGTGGGGCGCGCCTTCGCCGCCGCGTTCCGGTCGGGCGCCGCCATGGGCTTCCTCCTCGCCTCCAGCGCGCTGCTCGTGCTCTACGCCGCCGTCAACCTCTTCGGCCTCTACTACGGCGACGACTGGGGCGGGCTGTACGAGTCCATCACCGGATACGGCCTCGGCGGGTCCTCCGTCGCCCTGTTCGGCCGCGTCGGCGGCGGCATCTACACCAAGGCCGCTGACGTCGGCGCCGACCTCGTCGGCAAGGTCGAGCGCAACATCCCCGAGGACGACCCTCGCAACCCCGCG GTGATCGCTGACAACGTGGGGGACAACGTCGGCGACATCGCCGGGATGGGGTCGGACCTGTTCGGGTCGTACGCGGAGTCGTCCTGCGCCGCGCTCTTCgtggcctccatctcctccttcggGGCGGAGCACGACCTCACGGCGATGATGTACCCGCTGCTCATCAGCGCCGTGGGCCTGCTCGTGTGCGCGATCACCACCGTCGTCGCCACCGACGTCACCGAGGTGAAAGAGTCCGACGAGGTCGGGCCGGCGCTCAAGCGGCAGATCCTCATCTCCACCGTGCTCATGACCGCCGGCGTCGCCGCCGTCACTTTCCTCGCCCTGCCGCCCAGTTTCACCCTCTTCGACTTCGGCAACGACAAGCACGTCAAGAACTGGCACCTGTTCATCTGCGTGTCGGCCGGTCTGTGGGCGGGACTGGTGATCGGCTACGTCACCGAGTACTTCACGAGCAACGCGTACGGGCCGGTGCAGGCGGTGGCGAGGTCGTGCAGGACGGGCGCGGCGACGAACGTCATCTTCGGCCTGGCGGTGGGGTACAAGTCGGTGATCGTGCCCATCCTGGCCATCGCGGCGGCCATCTACGCCAGCTTCCGCCTGGCGGCCATGTACGGCATCGCGCTGGCGGCGCTGGGGATGCTGAGCACCATCGCCACGGGGCTGGCCATCGACGCGTACGGGCCCATCAGCGACAACGCCGGCGGGATCGCGGAGATGGCCGGGATGCCGCGCCGGGTCCGGGAGCGGACGGACGCGCTCGACGCCGCGGGCAACACCACGGCCGCCATCGGCAAGGGGTTCGCCATCGGCTCCGCGGCGCTGGTGTCGCTGGCGCTGTTCGGCGCGTACGTCAGCCGCGCCGGGATCACGGCAGTGGACGTGCTGAGCCCGCGCGTGTTCGTGGGGCTCCTCGTCGGCGCCATGCTCCCCTACTGGTTCTCGGCCATGACGATGCGGAGCGTCGGCAGCGCCGCGCTGCGGATGGTGGAGGAGGTGCGCCGCCAGTTCGACACGATCCCGGGCCTCGCCGAGGGCCTCGCCGTGCCGGACTACGCCACCTGCGTCAGGATCTCCACCGACGCGTCGCTCAAGAAGATGATGGCGCCCGGCGCGCTCGTCATGCTCAGCCCGCTCGTCGCCGGCACGCTCTTTGGGGTCGAGACGCTCGCGGGGCTCCTCGCTGGCGCACTCGTCTCCGGCGTCCAGGTCGCCATCTCTGCCTCCAACAGCGGGGGTGCATGGGACAACGCCAAGAAGTACATCGAG GCCGGCATGTCGGAGGAGGCGAGGTCGCTGGGGCCCAAGGGATCGGAGGCGCACAAGGCGGCGGTGATCGGAGACACCATCGGCGACCCGCTCAAGGACACCTCCGGCCCGTCCCTCAACATCCTCATCAAGCTCATGGCCGTGGAGTCGCTCGTCTTCGCGCCCTTCTTCGCCGCGCACGGTGGCATCATCTTCGACCACCTCTGA